DNA from Thermococcus argininiproducens:
CAGATAAAGCAATGGAAAAATATAGGAAAAGGCAACAAGGGGCTCAAACAGTGGAGTCCCAAAAAATCTTTCAGTCCATTTATTCACTTTCATCCTTGCACCTCCGAAAGAACGCTTTGGTATTTTTGTCTTGCGGCCTCTCTCCACTCTTGCATTAGAGTGTCCCTAAAGGATGAGTCTTTTGCAAGTCTGTCATTTATCTTTTCTGCATATTCCTCAGTTAGGGTAACCATTTGTCCTGTATCTGGATCTTTGAACTCTATAGGTTCTAAAAGTCTTGCCTTGAGTTCATTGTATTTCTCTTCGCTTATTTTTCCTTCTTTGTATGCTTTTACAAGAGCCACCCAGGCCCTGTGAAGCTCTTGGTTTGCATCTACGAGGGTTGCTTTGAAGTAAAGCTGCATTGAAGTTACAGTGGCTAAAGCTGCGTTATCATCAAATTCGATACCTTGGGTCTTAAGTGCACTTTCATATGCTCTTTTCAGGTCAGGTCTCTTTTGCCCCTCAGGTGTGCTAAATACATCTGGGTTAACTGGAAGCCTGTTTATTTTTTCATCAAGCCATATCTTTTGTCCTTCAGTAAGAACCCAATAAATAAATGCTTGAGCAGCTTCTTTGTTTTGGGAGTTTGCGAGAAGGGCTATTGGGTCTCCATTTATTATGCTTTGTCCTTTTGGAATAATATATTCACAAGATGGATTAAGCTTCATTGCAGTGTATCCATAGAAATCAATGGTGTTTCCAACAGCTATGTCTCCCGCTATTACAGCTTCTCTAACAGCATCACTTGCGTCGTAAATCTTTGAATTTGCAGCAATGAGTCTAAGAATCTTCCATCCTTCGTCCCAACCAAATGCTTGGAGAATTATTTGATAAATTCTTGTGTTTGAAGTGCTCCTTGTTGGATCTGCTATTCCCATTTGGGGTGGATCCATTGCAAAAGTCTCACTTGCAATTTCCTCCCACTTTTGAGGAACTGGGAGGTTCCATCTCTTGAGGACATCATGGTTTACAGTGAATCCAAAGGATGACAATGCAGCGGCTATCCAGTAGATCTTTCCATCGTCTCCTTTTCTGATCATTGGCATTCCAGCGAGTGTTTCTTGGATCTGATTTCCAACAAGCCCTAAAATCTTTTGGTCCTCGATGGGGGCTAAATAATTATTTTTGAAGAGATCATCAAAGAGTGTTGGGCCTCCACCCCATCCGACGTCGGCTCCTTTTTCTATATATGTGGGCCATAAGGACTCTGGAGCTTTTATGAACTTTACATCTTTAATGTTATATTGCTTAGCTATGTCGCTTTGGAGAAACATTTTCTTTGCCATCACTTGAATAGTAACATCATGTCTCGTAAGGACAACTAGAGTTATTGGACCAGTAGGTGTTGGAGAAGAAGTTGGAGAGGTGGTTTGAGTAGGAGATTCTGTGGGGGATTCTGTCTCAGTAGGTTGGGTCGTGGTTGAGGGTGTAGTCTCACCACCAATACATCCAGCAGCTATTACGCTTGCGATTAAAATAAAAAGCATCACAAAACCAATCCTCTTTTTCACGTTGCCTCACCTGTTTAATGCTCTCAACTTCGTTTTTAAAATTTACCACAAAAATGGCAAAATTGGAAAAAGAAAGAGGTTTTTGGAGTCATCTTCTTCTCTTGAGTAGTAATGGGATTAGAATCAAACCTACTAGGGCCGCTGGACCACAGACTCCTCCTTGGGCAGTCTCTGTAACAGTTTCGGTAGTTGTTTCTGTAACTGTCTCAGTTTTGGTCTCTGTTTTGGTAACTGTTTCAGTAACTGTAACAGTAATAGTCTCTTTTGATGCTTGTTTTAACGCCCAGTGCACCATATTTGTTACAAAAGCTGGTCCGTCTAGGTCGACACCATGATATTTTGCCTCCCACGTTGGAGTGTAATCACCATATGGGCTCTCACCGCTCACGATGAGAACACTTTGCTTCCCATTCTCGAATTTGATTATCTCTGCTGCTAGGAGAGTGAATACGCCGATATCTCCAGCGCTGTATGCATAAGCTGGAGGGTCGTTATTTTCTACAATGGTTCCATCTGAAGAAGTTTTAACAATTCTGTAGACATTTTCTGGGATGTTTCCATCTATAAGCTGTTGCCAGTTTCCGTTGTCGTCAACCCATCCAACAACGGCTGGGCCATGGTAAAGGACTTTTCCATCATATTGGAAGTTTCTGGTTATCATGTCTTTGTCAGGAGTCCCCTCATCTGGTTGAACGAGACCTACAACTCTATAAGAGGCTCCAGCGTTGCTTGTTGGGTCTTCAATTGAAGCTAAGTCAATTCTTAGATGTCCAATACCCAATTGTTCAAGAACAGCATTTGCAATATCTTGAACTTGGGGACCGCTACCATAGTCGCTATCTGCGGCAA
Protein-coding regions in this window:
- a CDS encoding CGP-CTERM sorting domain-containing protein — encoded protein: MRKLSILISVFVLFGLFGMAFASATTVAVDLAHGENEKYLAEDVLEYGTNRTLAHGIVKTIIDVEWAYFGDPLAADTLGIKHLGEKITADALANVDMLILGQPTSPFQPDEIQAIAEWFKQGGKVLWVAADSDYGSGPQVQDIANAVLEQLGIGHLRIDLASIEDPTSNAGASYRVVGLVQPDEGTPDKDMITRNFQYDGKVLYHGPAVVGWVDDNGNWQQLIDGNIPENVYRIVKTSSDGTIVENNDPPAYAYSAGDIGVFTLLAAEIIKFENGKQSVLIVSGESPYGDYTPTWEAKYHGVDLDGPAFVTNMVHWALKQASKETITVTVTETVTKTETKTETVTETTTETVTETAQGGVCGPAALVGLILIPLLLKRRR
- a CDS encoding ABC transporter substrate-binding protein, which gives rise to MKKRIGFVMLFILIASVIAAGCIGGETTPSTTTQPTETESPTESPTQTTSPTSSPTPTGPITLVVLTRHDVTIQVMAKKMFLQSDIAKQYNIKDVKFIKAPESLWPTYIEKGADVGWGGGPTLFDDLFKNNYLAPIEDQKILGLVGNQIQETLAGMPMIRKGDDGKIYWIAAALSSFGFTVNHDVLKRWNLPVPQKWEEIASETFAMDPPQMGIADPTRSTSNTRIYQIILQAFGWDEGWKILRLIAANSKIYDASDAVREAVIAGDIAVGNTIDFYGYTAMKLNPSCEYIIPKGQSIINGDPIALLANSQNKEAAQAFIYWVLTEGQKIWLDEKINRLPVNPDVFSTPEGQKRPDLKRAYESALKTQGIEFDDNAALATVTSMQLYFKATLVDANQELHRAWVALVKAYKEGKISEEKYNELKARLLEPIEFKDPDTGQMVTLTEEYAEKINDRLAKDSSFRDTLMQEWREAARQKYQSVLSEVQG